GCTAAACGAAGCAACGCCTTTAATTACGAAACCCAAAAATATGAAGGTTCGGTGGTAAATTCAGATGGCGAGTTAGTGCCTATTGAAAACCGGAGTTCGTTTTTAATGCGGGAATCGGTACCGGTTTACCCTGATACACTTTGCTGGATAAGGGATTTTGCCTATACCTACAACGAACCGTTTACCATGAAATATTTTGCTCACGTGGGATTCGACGATTACCCTGTGGTTGGCGTTACCTGGGACCAGGCAAGGGCGTTTTGCAACTGGCGAACCAACCTCAGAGGGATGGTTCAAAAAAGATTTAAAGAAACACCTGCACACGATTATCGTTTGCCAACTGAAAGCGAATGGGAGATTGCAGCACGGGGTGGAATGCACAACAATATGTACCCGTGGGGTAGTTACTACACCCGCAATGTGGATGGGTGCTTTGTAGCCAATTTTAAGCCTCTTCGCGGAAACTATGTGGCCGATAGTCCCACCAGTACAAATACCATGGAAGTTGGTCAGTTTGATCCCAACCCTTACGGTGTGTACGATATGGCCGGTAATGTTGCAGAGTGGACTTCAACAGCTTTTTTCGAAGGGGGCTATAATGTCATCAATGATCTTAATCCTGAAATTCAGTACAATGCGCGTCCCGATGATCCTCCGGTAATGAAGCGCAAGGTGGTACGCGGAGGATCGTGGAAAGATATTGCCTATTATATTCAATCGGCCACACGTACTTTCGAGTATCAGGATACAGCGAAGTCATATATTGGATTTCGTTGTGTGCGCACCTCTTTTCGCGATGATCTGGGTAGACGGGTTGGTTTAAAATAGAAAGTTTATTCCTCCAAACACTGTTATTTCAGGCATTGTATAATAGCGGTTAACCTCATAGCTGGTGCTTAACAAATTGTCGCCGCTTATATATAATTTTATATTTCTTGACAAATTGTAGTTTATTTTTGCATTTAGCAGCGCATAGTTTTCAGTGTTTGAAACTGCTGTTGGGTCGTTGTCTAATCCCGAAACATATTGAATATTAGCATTAAATAGTAACTTTTTTAACCGGTAATTTGCATTTAAAAACAAATGGTGTTCAGGTGTGGCATACACCGGTTTTTTCATATTCGTGTAGGTGTATGTAGCATTTATGGCAAGATCGTTAACCGGTTTAGCATCTATGGAAAGTTCCAAACCTTTATTCGAAACCTCCCCGGTATTTTGATAACCGTTTGGCTGACCTGTATTAACGATCAGGTTATCGCCTTTCACCAAAAAGGCAGTAAGTTCAGCACGCATCGTTCCCTCAAAAAAAGTTTGCATAATGCCTGTCTCGTAATTCCAAACAATTTCAGGATCGAGGTTGGGGTTTGGCCCCCACATAAACAGTTCGCGCATTGTAGGGCTTCTAAAGCCCTTTGAGATGGTTCCTTTCCATGTAGTTAAGGGCGAAAATGAATTGGCGAAACCTACTGAAGGAATCCATACAGCGCCGTATTCGCTGTGGTGGTGGAATCGTAACCCCGCATTAATAATCAGACTAGATCCAATTTTTTGTTGTGAAAACAAATAGGTTCCAATTTCCGTAATTGAGGTATCGGCAAAAGTCAATCCCTGGCCGCCCATTGCAAATATATTTTTGGCTTTACCTCCGTAATTCATCAGGTCGATTCCTGCGGTAAGATTGTTTCCTTCAATCAATTGAAACGATTCGTAAAGGTTAATGCCAAAGTTGTGGTCGTTTGAATGAAAGCCATCGCTTATTTCATGCTCACCAAAATTGTAAAAGAATTTCAGTGCTCCTGATGCTTTATCAAATGAATTTTGTAACGAAAACGCGCAGTAGCCACGCATTATATCAATGGTTTCACCGGGCGAAGCGTTCAGTGTGTCGGGCCCCGGGTCAGATGCGTCAAATGCAGCCACGCTAAAATCAGCTTCGGCTTCAAAATGATCGCTGATTTGGTAGCCTAATTTCAGATAGCCATTGGTAATTTTAAAATCAGAATGAGATCGGTGACCATCAGTTTGGTCGTGATTACCGGAAATAAAAACACTGAACTTATCTTTTTTATATCCTACCGATCCCATATATTTCTGGGTATTGTACGATCCGTAGGTCAGGCGGGCATTGCCGTTAAAACCTTCTGTCGCCTGCTTTTTTGTAATGATGTTAATAACCCCTCCCATGGCATTGGAACCATATAAAATGGAAGCCGGCCCTCTAATAACTTCAACGCGTTCAACATCGCTGGCAACGTATGAATCAGGCAGCGGATGTCCCATTATTCCCATAAACTGAGGGTGTCCGTCAATAAGCATTAAAACACCCGTGGTTGGGCTCCCTCCAATACCTCTTATTGAAATCTGCCCAGCAGAACCGGCAGCAACGCCAAAACCGGTTACGCCTCGTTCGGTTACAAACAATCCCGGTACCCGGCCATTTAATATTGGCAGCAGTGCCGACTCATCACTTTCTTCAATTTGTTGACGGTTTACAACCGTTACAGCCATTGGTACACTATTTCGGTTTACCTGTACCTGGGTGCCCGTAACCACTACCTCGTTTATTTGAATGGTGTCGTTGGTGGCATAGTGCATTTGTGTGTTGCCTATAGCTGGAAATAGAAATATTAGAATGGAAAGAACGATAAAATTCCGCATTATCAATAGTTTAATGTGTTACTAAATTATTTAAACGTGTTACTGTATGGTCAAAAAAATTATTCTGCTTTGCTCATTACCAATTTGCCGTGTTGTATTCCTTTAATACTGATTAACTGATCGGAAATTTCGGTGAGTATGCGCGAAGGCCCTTTTACTGCTATAATTTCCATTAAATTAATTTCGTTTAAAAAGAAACTTTGCGACGAAAGAATGTGTGTTTTGTGTGCGTACTGAATAGCTGCCGATTTTTTTATGATTTCTTTTTTTGAATGATCGAAAACCAATACAACTGCCCCGGCAACAATGTTATCGCATTTCCACTTTTCTTCCACCATGTTTTTTTCGATAAGGTGACGAATAGCCTGCGAACGGTTGGAAAAGGCATTTTCAGAAACATAATTGTCAAGTGCTTTTAATAAGTCTTCATCCAGTGAAACTCCAAACCTTGAAACAGCCATGGTAATACTATTTTTGTAATTCGTAACACGAAAATAGAAAAAAGATTTGGTATCCGGAGTTCTTTGTTTGTTTATCACCCCATATTTTATTTTACGAACATTCTTGATTACCGGTGGTTGTTTAAAATGCTTTATCTTTAAATAAACGAAAATTGTAATTTATGGAAACAATAAAAACATTTTACCTGGGCGAGTTAAGAACAGAAAATGAACACCTGCAATCGGGAAATAAAGTTATTACCGATGCCCCAACCGACAACCGGGGGAAAGGAGAATATTTTTCGCCAACCGATTTGCTGGCCACCGCGTTAGGCAGTTGCATAATGACGATTATGGGCATAAAAGCACGCGACAATGGAATTGATATTGAAGGGACACAGGTTGATGTGACG
Above is a genomic segment from uncultured Draconibacterium sp. containing:
- a CDS encoding OsmC family protein, with the translated sequence METIKTFYLGELRTENEHLQSGNKVITDAPTDNRGKGEYFSPTDLLATALGSCIMTIMGIKARDNGIDIEGTQVDVTKIMASDPRRVAEVIVEFSFPDKNYTEEEKRLVESVAGISPVPLSLHPDLIQTISFNW
- the nikR gene encoding nickel-responsive transcriptional regulator NikR — translated: MAVSRFGVSLDEDLLKALDNYVSENAFSNRSQAIRHLIEKNMVEEKWKCDNIVAGAVVLVFDHSKKEIIKKSAAIQYAHKTHILSSQSFFLNEINLMEIIAVKGPSRILTEISDQLISIKGIQHGKLVMSKAE
- a CDS encoding SUMF1/EgtB/PvdO family nonheme iron enzyme — protein: MRKTITYIFVFAMLLVSCSNETNKYITLGKGTSSKWFEPTPFGMVYIERGSYNLGSNDDELYQLTPARTVSTEAFWIDDTEITNNEYRQFVHWVRDKKARELLAQTYTDFLITEDQYGAPLEEPEINWEERIEWNDSEYQMAMEELYVPEQERFAYKREIDARKLVYEYYWVDYNQAAKRSNAFNYETQKYEGSVVNSDGELVPIENRSSFLMRESVPVYPDTLCWIRDFAYTYNEPFTMKYFAHVGFDDYPVVGVTWDQARAFCNWRTNLRGMVQKRFKETPAHDYRLPTESEWEIAARGGMHNNMYPWGSYYTRNVDGCFVANFKPLRGNYVADSPTSTNTMEVGQFDPNPYGVYDMAGNVAEWTSTAFFEGGYNVINDLNPEIQYNARPDDPPVMKRKVVRGGSWKDIAYYIQSATRTFEYQDTAKSYIGFRCVRTSFRDDLGRRVGLK
- a CDS encoding TonB-dependent receptor, with amino-acid sequence MRNFIVLSILIFLFPAIGNTQMHYATNDTIQINEVVVTGTQVQVNRNSVPMAVTVVNRQQIEESDESALLPILNGRVPGLFVTERGVTGFGVAAGSAGQISIRGIGGSPTTGVLMLIDGHPQFMGIMGHPLPDSYVASDVERVEVIRGPASILYGSNAMGGVINIITKKQATEGFNGNARLTYGSYNTQKYMGSVGYKKDKFSVFISGNHDQTDGHRSHSDFKITNGYLKLGYQISDHFEAEADFSVAAFDASDPGPDTLNASPGETIDIMRGYCAFSLQNSFDKASGALKFFYNFGEHEISDGFHSNDHNFGINLYESFQLIEGNNLTAGIDLMNYGGKAKNIFAMGGQGLTFADTSITEIGTYLFSQQKIGSSLIINAGLRFHHHSEYGAVWIPSVGFANSFSPLTTWKGTISKGFRSPTMRELFMWGPNPNLDPEIVWNYETGIMQTFFEGTMRAELTAFLVKGDNLIVNTGQPNGYQNTGEVSNKGLELSIDAKPVNDLAINATYTYTNMKKPVYATPEHHLFLNANYRLKKLLFNANIQYVSGLDNDPTAVSNTENYALLNAKINYNLSRNIKLYISGDNLLSTSYEVNRYYTMPEITVFGGINFLF